A region from the Kineothrix sp. IPX-CK genome encodes:
- a CDS encoding helix-turn-helix transcriptional regulator — protein sequence MEQLGNDIGITRASISNYENEQKKPSLDIVIRLADYFQVSIDYLVGRTDDPTFHRAKKD from the coding sequence ATGGAACAGTTGGGTAATGATATTGGAATTACAAGGGCATCAATTAGTAATTATGAAAATGAACAAAAAAAACCAAGTTTGGATATAGTAATAAGGTTGGCTGATTATTTTCAAGTTTCTATCGATTATCTTGTAGGACGTACCGACGACCCTACTTTTCACCGCGCAAAAAAGGACTGA
- a CDS encoding phage antirepressor N-terminal domain-containing protein, protein MIKTEVKEIPFNGNTLLGVKDASGQIWLGVRKACRDIGLTDAQARAEVLKMQESLLLKDNCKKLSLKFETQFRETLVIAERFVPMWLAQINLTPSMQKKNPEAVQKLLQYQLEASDALHKAFYETEVQKSTFNTRMGLEGHIEVMQVQINNMENILETQSEKLDKVVENMTLSTRQQQKLYKAAKDRINYLLGGAHSREYKTNAKSYFINLWNGLKSQFECGSSYKDLNPIYYNEAFDFISEWEYTEV, encoded by the coding sequence ATGATAAAAACAGAAGTAAAAGAGATACCCTTTAATGGTAATACCTTATTAGGTGTAAAAGATGCAAGCGGGCAAATATGGCTTGGAGTTAGAAAGGCGTGTAGGGATATAGGACTAACAGACGCACAAGCAAGAGCAGAGGTTTTAAAAATGCAAGAGTCATTATTGCTTAAAGATAATTGCAAGAAGCTGAGTCTTAAATTTGAGACTCAGTTCAGAGAAACGCTTGTAATCGCGGAAAGATTTGTACCTATGTGGTTAGCACAAATCAATCTTACTCCATCGATGCAGAAGAAAAATCCAGAAGCTGTACAAAAGTTATTACAATACCAGTTAGAAGCGTCTGACGCACTCCATAAAGCATTTTATGAGACAGAAGTACAGAAATCCACATTCAATACTAGAATGGGCTTAGAAGGTCATATTGAGGTTATGCAAGTACAGATCAATAACATGGAAAACATATTAGAAACACAGTCAGAAAAGCTTGATAAAGTGGTTGAAAATATGACACTTTCTACCAGACAACAACAGAAGCTTTATAAGGCAGCTAAAGACAGAATTAATTATCTGTTAGGCGGTGCTCATAGTAGAGAGTATAAAACTAATGCTAAAAGCTACTTTATAAACCTTTGGAACGGTTTAAAATCTCAATTTGAGTGTGGCAGCTCATATAAGGATTTAAATCCCATATATTATAATGAAGCATTTGACTTTATTTCTGAATGGGAATATACAGAAGTATAA
- a CDS encoding helix-turn-helix transcriptional regulator, with translation MSQLKKLRLQHRWTQQYIADTIGITKAAYSNIENGNRSPSLKVAIHLQNLFGLQIEKLLEK, from the coding sequence ATGAGCCAGTTAAAAAAACTTCGTTTGCAACATCGATGGACACAACAATATATAGCAGATACGATTGGTATTACCAAAGCAGCTTATTCTAATATTGAAAATGGTAATAGAAGTCCATCATTAAAAGTAGCCATACATTTACAAAATTTGTTTGGTTTACAAATTGAAAAACTATTGGAAAAGTAA